A single Syntrophorhabdales bacterium DNA region contains:
- a CDS encoding phage tail protein, whose translation MPTSTRTDPYKACNFRVEIDGLTTGSFSECSGLTAEIEVIDYREGADKALNVRKLPGLRKYSNITLKRGYTNNTELWDWYRNIVQGKADRRNGAIILLDDEHNDVMRWSIKNALIKKIEGPSLKADGNEVAIESVELAHEGLTLES comes from the coding sequence ATGCCGACATCAACACGGACGGATCCTTACAAGGCATGTAATTTTCGCGTGGAAATAGATGGTCTTACCACGGGTAGTTTCAGCGAATGCAGCGGACTCACCGCAGAAATAGAGGTCATAGACTACAGGGAGGGCGCCGATAAAGCTCTCAACGTACGTAAGCTCCCCGGTTTGCGCAAGTACTCGAATATTACCCTCAAGCGCGGCTACACCAACAACACCGAGCTCTGGGACTGGTATAGGAACATTGTGCAGGGAAAAGCAGACCGCAGGAATGGTGCCATCATCCTTCTGGACGACGAGCACAATGATGTGATGCGCTGGAGTATAAAGAACGCATTAATCAAAAAGATAGAGGGGCCGTCTTTAAAAGCAGACGGCAATGAAGTGGCTATAGAGTCAGTCGAGCTTGCACACGAAGGATTGACATTAGAGAGCTAG